The following coding sequences are from one Ammoniphilus sp. CFH 90114 window:
- the rsmG gene encoding 16S rRNA (guanine(527)-N(7))-methyltransferase RsmG, with protein sequence MEPTIFQEKLAERGVTLTAGQMGQFEKYYTMLVEWNEKINLTAITEKGDVYEKHFFDSISASFFFDFSKVETLIDIGAGAGFPSLPIKIIYPHLRVTIVDSLNKRITFLQQLAQELGLQDVACVHGRAEELGINPQYRDRFDVVTARAVARLNILSEFCLPFAKAGGVFLVLKGADASNELDEAKKAIKTLGGKTEKMESFQLPNEQSERSIILIHKLFQTPKGYPRKAGTPAKKPIV encoded by the coding sequence ATGGAACCGACAATTTTTCAAGAGAAGTTAGCTGAAAGAGGGGTAACCTTAACAGCTGGGCAGATGGGTCAATTTGAAAAGTATTACACCATGCTCGTGGAGTGGAATGAGAAAATCAATCTTACAGCTATTACGGAGAAGGGCGACGTATATGAAAAACATTTCTTTGATTCCATCTCAGCGTCTTTCTTCTTTGATTTTTCTAAGGTTGAAACGCTAATTGATATTGGAGCAGGAGCAGGGTTTCCCTCTTTACCTATTAAGATTATTTATCCTCATTTACGAGTTACTATTGTAGACTCACTCAATAAGAGAATTACATTTTTACAGCAACTTGCTCAAGAATTAGGCCTTCAAGATGTGGCGTGTGTACATGGAAGAGCGGAGGAGCTAGGAATAAATCCTCAATATAGAGATCGCTTCGATGTCGTGACAGCAAGAGCGGTGGCTCGATTGAATATTCTATCTGAGTTTTGCCTGCCATTCGCCAAGGCAGGGGGAGTTTTCCTTGTATTAAAGGGAGCAGATGCCTCGAATGAACTAGATGAAGCGAAAAAGGCTATCAAAACCCTAGGCGGTAAGACGGAGAAAATGGAGAGTTTTCAGCTTCCAAATGAGCAATCCGAAAGAAGTATTATATTAATTCACAAACTTTTTCAAACACCCAAAGGGTATCCTAGAAAAGCGGGTACTCCTGCAAAAAAACCAATCGTATAG
- the yyaC gene encoding spore protease YyaC — translation MKRNPFFQTPSSPFKIEYTRDDAIDALTHDLNKRMLAYRPFTEVVTLCIGTDRSTGDALGPLVGTRLQKLYPPGMQIYGTIDEPVHAVNLKENIEKIEKKHPYALVIAVDACLGQFNSVGNITISHGPLKPGAGVKKELPEVGNLHITGIVNIGGFMEYFVLQNTRLSIVMKMADTIAHSLYKSSYQLFHPKENLANVKL, via the coding sequence ATGAAGCGTAACCCTTTTTTTCAAACGCCTTCATCCCCATTCAAGATAGAATATACTCGTGATGATGCAATTGACGCTCTTACTCACGATCTCAACAAACGTATGCTGGCTTACAGACCATTTACGGAGGTCGTTACTCTTTGCATTGGAACGGATCGATCTACAGGGGATGCACTAGGTCCTCTGGTTGGAACACGACTTCAAAAGCTGTACCCACCTGGCATGCAAATCTACGGAACGATAGACGAGCCTGTCCATGCCGTCAATCTTAAAGAGAACATCGAAAAGATTGAAAAGAAACACCCCTACGCCCTTGTCATTGCAGTAGACGCCTGTCTTGGTCAATTTAACAGCGTTGGCAATATTACAATCTCTCACGGTCCTCTGAAACCCGGAGCCGGTGTAAAAAAAGAACTACCTGAAGTAGGAAACCTTCACATTACAGGGATTGTAAATATCGGAGGTTTTATGGAGTATTTTGTCCTCCAAAACACTCGATTAAGCATCGTTATGAAGATGGCAGACACCATTGCTCATTCTCTTTATAAATCATCATATCAACTTTTCCACCCTAAAGAAAACTTAGCTAACGTTAAACTTTAG
- the yidD gene encoding membrane protein insertion efficiency factor YidD — translation MKRLLLRGIRFYQLGISPLKPPSCRFYPSCSAYGFEAIEKFGALKGTWLTVRRIGKCHPFHPGGYDPVP, via the coding sequence GTGAAGCGCTTGCTATTAAGGGGAATTCGGTTCTATCAATTAGGAATTTCACCATTAAAACCGCCAAGCTGCCGTTTTTATCCCAGTTGTTCAGCCTACGGCTTTGAAGCCATTGAAAAATTTGGAGCGTTGAAAGGAACATGGCTAACGGTGCGAAGAATAGGAAAATGTCATCCTTTTCATCCTGGAGGCTATGATCCCGTTCCTTAA
- the yidC gene encoding membrane protein insertase YidC encodes MMLLLTGCGTDYMTNPPPIDPNTGGFWDRYFVYPLSWLIDESALLLWGSYGLGILATTIIIRLAVLPLMIKQLKSSKAMQALQPELQKIRDKYKDNQQKIQEETLKLFQKHNVNPLAGCLPLLVQMPILIAFYQAIMRNEHVREHSFLWMALGQPDPYYILPILAAVTTYFQSKMMGMGMPPNPQMQMMIVIMPIMILVIAVTLPSALSLYWVFGNIFTIVQTFFIKGNTPVPAQEVKKK; translated from the coding sequence ATGATGCTTCTCCTAACCGGTTGCGGCACCGATTATATGACCAATCCACCTCCCATTGATCCGAATACAGGCGGGTTTTGGGATCGTTATTTCGTTTATCCATTATCTTGGCTGATCGATGAGTCTGCTTTATTGTTATGGGGTAGCTATGGTCTTGGGATTCTAGCAACGACCATCATTATTCGTCTTGCTGTATTGCCATTAATGATAAAGCAATTAAAAAGTTCTAAAGCGATGCAAGCCCTGCAACCAGAGCTGCAGAAGATTAGAGATAAGTATAAAGATAATCAGCAAAAGATCCAAGAGGAAACATTAAAGTTATTTCAAAAGCATAACGTAAATCCACTTGCTGGCTGTTTACCTTTGTTAGTTCAAATGCCGATCCTCATTGCTTTCTACCAAGCTATTATGCGCAATGAGCATGTAAGAGAACATAGTTTTCTCTGGATGGCGTTAGGACAACCGGATCCATATTATATTTTACCGATACTTGCTGCCGTCACAACATACTTCCAAAGTAAAATGATGGGAATGGGAATGCCTCCTAACCCTCAAATGCAGATGATGATTGTCATTATGCCAATCATGATTCTTGTAATTGCTGTAACTTTACCTTCTGCCTTATCTTTGTATTGGGTATTTGGTAATATCTTCACCATCGTTCAAACCTTTTTCATTAAAGGGAACACACCGGTTCCAGCCCAGGAGGTTAAAAAGAAGTGA
- a CDS encoding ParB/RepB/Spo0J family partition protein — MAKRLGKGLDALIPSLHVEENDLIVEVPHAEIRPNPYQPRKDFDEKALDELAESIKEHGVIQPLIVRKSIKGYELVAGERRLRASERAGLKKVPVVVREFSNEQIMEIALIENLQRENLNAIEVALAYEKLMKHLSLTQEELAKKVGKSRPHVANFLRLMHLPQEIQDYVSRGTLSMGHARALLGLEDNALRKKVAQEVIKKDLSVRQVEEMIKTLSQPVSRETKEKPKRDVFLSQFEERLRDTFATSVQIKKGKNKGKIEIEFYTNDDLERIMEIIQKG; from the coding sequence TTGGCTAAGAGACTTGGAAAAGGATTAGACGCTTTAATTCCATCGCTTCACGTTGAAGAAAATGATTTAATTGTAGAAGTTCCGCATGCAGAGATCAGACCGAATCCGTATCAACCACGTAAAGACTTTGATGAAAAAGCGCTCGACGAACTGGCAGAATCGATTAAAGAACACGGAGTTATTCAGCCTCTTATCGTTAGAAAGAGTATCAAAGGGTATGAGTTAGTTGCAGGAGAACGACGATTAAGAGCCTCTGAAAGAGCTGGGTTAAAGAAGGTACCGGTTGTTGTACGGGAGTTTTCAAATGAGCAGATCATGGAGATCGCCCTTATCGAAAACCTCCAACGAGAAAATTTGAATGCCATTGAAGTAGCACTTGCTTATGAAAAATTAATGAAGCACTTATCTCTTACTCAGGAAGAACTAGCAAAAAAAGTAGGAAAGAGTCGCCCGCATGTCGCGAACTTTTTGCGACTGATGCATCTTCCTCAAGAAATTCAAGACTATGTTTCACGTGGAACATTATCTATGGGGCATGCTAGAGCTTTGCTTGGACTAGAGGATAACGCATTGCGAAAAAAGGTTGCCCAAGAAGTGATTAAGAAAGATCTAAGTGTAAGACAAGTGGAAGAGATGATCAAAACTCTCTCTCAACCTGTTTCACGTGAAACAAAAGAGAAACCGAAGAGAGATGTGTTTCTATCTCAGTTTGAGGAAAGATTACGGGATACCTTTGCGACCTCTGTGCAAATTAAAAAAGGTAAAAACAAAGGTAAAATCGAAATAGAGTTTTACACAAATGACGATTTGGAACGGATTATGGAAATTATTCAAAAAGGGTAA
- a CDS encoding DUF554 domain-containing protein gives MVLWGTIINAVAIICGAILGSVFTRISDGIRTTVMQGIGIAVGLLGLTMALKTENFLILIFSVVIGGILGELIRLDHWLNELGQWIERRVGGKGKGNIATGFVTATLVYCVGAMAILGAMDSGLRNNHDILYTKSMLDGFSAIIFTSTLGIGVMFSAIPVFLYQGLIAIASTFISVLVSQEMLEAIIAEITAVGGILIIGIGINVLEIKKINVANLLPAIVVAALMVPLISKTSQLFG, from the coding sequence ATGGTTTTGTGGGGTACAATTATCAATGCTGTCGCCATAATTTGTGGAGCGATCCTTGGTAGTGTGTTTACGCGAATTAGTGATGGAATCCGAACGACGGTCATGCAAGGGATTGGAATTGCGGTTGGGTTATTAGGTCTTACTATGGCATTGAAAACGGAAAATTTTCTTATTCTTATCTTTAGTGTTGTTATTGGTGGAATATTAGGCGAATTGATTCGTCTTGATCACTGGTTAAATGAGTTGGGGCAATGGATAGAGCGAAGAGTTGGTGGAAAAGGTAAAGGGAATATTGCAACTGGTTTCGTTACAGCTACACTAGTTTATTGTGTTGGGGCTATGGCGATTCTTGGAGCGATGGATAGCGGGTTAAGAAACAATCACGATATCTTATATACGAAGTCGATGCTTGACGGTTTTTCTGCTATTATCTTTACTTCAACTTTAGGTATTGGCGTTATGTTTTCTGCTATTCCGGTCTTTTTATATCAAGGACTAATAGCGATTGCTTCGACTTTTATCTCCGTGTTAGTCAGTCAGGAAATGCTAGAGGCAATTATTGCCGAGATTACTGCGGTTGGTGGAATACTGATTATTGGGATTGGGATTAATGTTCTCGAGATCAAAAAGATTAACGTCGCGAATTTATTGCCAGCTATCGTTGTTGCTGCTCTTATGGTCCCGTTAATTTCAAAGACTTCTCAATTGTTTGGATAG
- the noc gene encoding nucleoid occlusion protein: MRDQFTRLFGLSEKSEQDEIKHIAVESIIPNPYQPRTVFDDERIDELCITIKEHGIIQPIVVRVRNGQYELIAGERRWRATKKLGYETIPAIVKDLNDSQAASIALIENLQREGLTAIEEAIAYQKLIDLHQLTQESLAQKLGKGQSTIANKLRLLNLPSTVQEYLLQRKVTERHARALLALKDENIQLKMLEEILEKDLNVKQTENRIKQILEAKEPKKPQKRVSFSKDTRLAINTVRQSIDMVMKNGLSIQSEEEDYEEFYQITIKIPKNK; the protein is encoded by the coding sequence TTGAGGGATCAATTTACCCGTTTGTTTGGTTTGTCAGAAAAAAGTGAGCAAGATGAAATTAAACATATTGCTGTAGAATCTATTATCCCGAATCCGTATCAACCTCGAACGGTCTTCGATGATGAGCGGATTGACGAGTTGTGTATAACCATCAAAGAGCATGGAATAATCCAACCCATCGTCGTGCGGGTACGCAATGGACAATACGAGCTCATTGCTGGAGAAAGAAGATGGCGTGCTACGAAGAAGTTAGGTTATGAGACGATCCCTGCGATTGTAAAAGACCTGAACGACTCTCAAGCTGCCTCTATCGCACTAATAGAAAACCTGCAACGTGAAGGATTAACAGCCATCGAAGAAGCTATTGCCTATCAGAAGCTCATTGACTTACATCAGTTAACACAGGAAAGTTTAGCGCAAAAACTTGGAAAAGGACAGTCAACCATTGCAAATAAGCTTAGGTTGTTGAATCTTCCAAGTACAGTTCAAGAGTACCTACTGCAAAGAAAAGTAACAGAGAGACATGCTCGGGCACTATTAGCACTCAAAGATGAAAATATCCAATTAAAGATGTTAGAAGAAATTCTAGAAAAGGATCTGAATGTAAAGCAAACGGAAAATAGAATTAAACAGATTCTTGAAGCTAAAGAACCTAAGAAACCACAAAAAAGAGTTTCCTTCTCTAAGGATACAAGATTGGCTATCAATACTGTCCGTCAGTCCATCGATATGGTGATGAAGAATGGACTCTCTATTCAGTCTGAAGAAGAGGATTATGAAGAGTTTTACCAGATTACGATTAAGATACCTAAAAACAAGTAG
- a CDS encoding aminotransferase class V-fold PLP-dependent enzyme — protein sequence MEITYLDNAASTWPKPTAVKQKMVECLEEYAANPGRGGHQLALRASKELFYTRAKIAKLFHVKNPNDIVFTLNATAALNLGIRGLLKPGDHVITTTLEHNSVRRPLEFLKKEIGVEISYVKPNSEYIFELESFRKEFRFNTALVVVSHASNLIGALAPVEEIGRLCKEKGVPFMVDASQSAGVFPIDVEKMNIQLLAFPGHKGLYGPQGTGGLYIHPELEISPIMVGGTGSHSEAIEQPLTRPDRYESGTQNTVGIVGLGAGVDFVLQTGVDQIREKEFSLTYELMSRLEQLEGVTLYGQSKEVERAAVVAFSIDGLDASEAAFILDHEYGIAVRSGYHCTPLGHETIGTLDQGVVRASFGYFNKMDDVKVLVKAIQEIMEKLKQ from the coding sequence ATGGAGATTACGTATCTAGACAATGCGGCTTCAACTTGGCCGAAACCAACGGCAGTTAAGCAGAAGATGGTGGAATGTTTAGAAGAATATGCGGCTAACCCTGGAAGGGGAGGTCACCAACTTGCCTTGCGAGCTAGCAAAGAATTGTTCTACACTCGAGCGAAAATAGCGAAATTATTTCATGTAAAGAATCCAAATGATATTGTGTTCACTCTTAATGCGACAGCTGCGTTAAATTTAGGGATAAGAGGTTTACTGAAACCGGGAGATCACGTCATCACTACGACGTTGGAACACAACTCTGTAAGAAGGCCGTTGGAGTTTTTGAAAAAAGAAATAGGGGTAGAGATCTCTTACGTGAAGCCAAATAGTGAATATATCTTTGAGTTGGAAAGCTTCCGGAAAGAGTTTAGGTTTAATACGGCTTTAGTAGTTGTAAGTCATGCCTCTAATCTCATAGGAGCACTAGCTCCTGTTGAGGAAATTGGTCGGCTGTGTAAAGAGAAGGGAGTTCCGTTCATGGTGGATGCCTCTCAATCAGCTGGTGTGTTTCCTATTGATGTGGAAAAGATGAATATACAGCTACTTGCATTCCCGGGTCATAAGGGACTATATGGACCGCAAGGGACGGGGGGGCTGTACATACATCCAGAGTTAGAAATATCCCCAATAATGGTTGGGGGGACTGGTAGTCACTCGGAGGCAATTGAACAACCTTTGACAAGACCTGACCGTTATGAAAGTGGGACCCAAAACACGGTTGGGATTGTAGGGTTGGGTGCAGGGGTGGATTTTGTACTTCAGACCGGTGTGGATCAAATTAGAGAAAAAGAATTTTCACTTACCTATGAGCTAATGAGTCGGTTAGAACAACTTGAAGGTGTAACTCTTTACGGACAAAGTAAAGAGGTGGAACGAGCTGCTGTTGTTGCGTTCTCGATAGATGGTTTGGATGCTTCAGAGGCAGCGTTTATCCTTGATCATGAGTACGGTATTGCTGTGCGTTCTGGATATCACTGTACACCTCTCGGTCATGAGACGATTGGTACCCTTGACCAAGGGGTTGTGAGAGCAAGTTTTGGTTATTTTAATAAGATGGATGATGTTAAGGTTTTAGTAAAGGCTATCCAAGAAATAATGGAAAAACTAAAACAGTAG
- a CDS encoding ParA family protein, with protein sequence MGKVIAVANQKGGVGKTTTSVNLSACLATLGKKVLLVDIDPQGNATSGIGINKADIRYCIYDVLINDIDPLDAIIPTEVENLFSLPASIQLAGAEIELVPTISREVRLKKAIESIRDKYDYIFIDCPPSLGILTVNSLTASDSVLIPIQCEFYALEGVSQLLNTIRLVQKHLNTSLQIEGILLTMLDARTNLGIQVIEEVKKYFREKVYQAVIPRNVRLSEAPSHGQAIISYDPRSRGAEVYMDLAREVLGVG encoded by the coding sequence ATGGGGAAGGTCATTGCGGTGGCTAACCAAAAAGGAGGCGTAGGTAAAACTACGACTTCAGTGAATTTAAGCGCCTGTCTTGCTACTTTAGGCAAGAAGGTCTTATTGGTTGACATCGACCCGCAAGGAAATGCAACAAGTGGAATAGGGATTAATAAAGCCGATATTCGTTATTGCATTTATGATGTACTTATTAATGATATCGACCCATTGGATGCCATTATTCCGACTGAGGTTGAAAATTTATTTTCTCTTCCAGCTTCTATACAATTAGCTGGAGCCGAAATTGAGTTAGTACCTACGATTTCCCGTGAGGTTCGGTTGAAGAAAGCAATAGAATCGATTCGAGATAAATACGATTATATTTTTATAGATTGTCCTCCGTCCCTTGGGATTTTAACGGTCAACTCCTTGACGGCGTCGGATTCAGTGTTGATACCTATTCAATGTGAATTTTATGCATTAGAAGGGGTAAGTCAACTGTTGAATACGATTAGACTAGTACAAAAACATCTTAATACCTCTCTTCAGATCGAGGGGATTTTGCTAACGATGTTGGATGCTCGGACGAATCTTGGCATCCAGGTGATAGAGGAAGTTAAAAAGTATTTTCGCGAGAAGGTGTACCAGGCGGTTATCCCTCGTAATGTACGTTTAAGTGAGGCGCCAAGTCACGGACAAGCCATTATATCGTACGATCCTCGCTCTCGTGGCGCGGAGGTTTATATGGATTTAGCAAGGGAGGTGTTGGGAGTTGGCTAA
- the mnmE gene encoding tRNA uridine-5-carboxymethylaminomethyl(34) synthesis GTPase MnmE: MEFDTIAAIATPMGEGGIGIIRVSGPESILVVDKIFKGKHKLSTVDTHTIHYGYLIEPSEGTIQEEAMISVMKAPRTFTKEDVVEINCHGGIVSVNRTLQLVLENGARLAEPGEFTKRAFLNGRIDLSQAEAVIDLIRAKTDRAMKVALHQVEGKLSRLIQRLRQDILELLAHIEVNIDYPEHDVESVTRNMLLEKSKLINKEILRLVSTSEQGKILREGLSTVIVGRPNVGKSSLLNSLIHENRAIVTDIPGTTRDVIEEYVNVKGVPLRLVDTAGIRETEDIVERIGVEKSRQMLKEADLILLMLNYNEELSEEDKTLLDLVKGLNTIVIINKVDLPKKLDLEELKKLVPDLKLITTSVKEEEGIEDLEQAIATLFFQGHVMQEDQTYVSNARHIALLKESIKAMDDFAESIESGMPVDISAFDLKRTWELLGEIVGDTASDSLLDQIFSQFCLGK; the protein is encoded by the coding sequence ATGGAATTCGATACCATTGCAGCCATTGCCACGCCTATGGGTGAAGGTGGGATAGGGATTATTCGTGTAAGTGGACCCGAGTCCATTCTGGTTGTGGATAAGATATTTAAAGGAAAACACAAGTTATCCACTGTGGATACACATACGATCCATTATGGATATTTAATTGAGCCCAGTGAGGGAACGATTCAGGAAGAAGCAATGATTTCTGTCATGAAGGCGCCGCGCACATTTACGAAAGAGGATGTTGTTGAAATTAATTGCCACGGAGGAATTGTCTCGGTTAATCGGACGTTGCAGTTAGTGTTGGAGAATGGAGCTAGATTAGCCGAACCAGGTGAATTTACGAAGAGGGCATTCTTAAATGGAAGAATTGATTTATCTCAAGCAGAGGCTGTAATTGACTTGATTCGAGCAAAGACGGACCGCGCAATGAAAGTAGCCCTACATCAAGTAGAGGGGAAGCTCTCGAGACTGATTCAACGCTTGAGACAAGATATCTTAGAATTGCTGGCTCATATTGAAGTGAATATTGATTATCCTGAGCATGATGTAGAATCGGTTACGAGAAACATGTTGTTAGAAAAGAGTAAGCTCATTAACAAAGAGATCCTGCGACTTGTTAGTACTTCGGAGCAAGGCAAGATTCTTAGAGAAGGATTGTCCACCGTTATCGTAGGTCGCCCCAATGTGGGGAAGTCCTCATTGCTTAACAGCCTCATACATGAGAACCGGGCGATTGTTACAGACATTCCAGGCACGACACGTGATGTTATTGAAGAGTATGTTAACGTCAAGGGAGTTCCGTTGCGGTTGGTCGATACAGCAGGGATAAGAGAGACAGAGGATATCGTAGAGCGAATTGGAGTAGAGAAGTCTAGACAGATGTTAAAGGAAGCGGATTTAATCCTACTCATGTTGAATTATAATGAAGAACTCTCTGAAGAAGATAAGACCTTATTGGATTTAGTTAAAGGATTAAATACAATAGTAATTATTAACAAAGTAGACCTACCAAAGAAATTAGACCTAGAGGAATTGAAAAAACTAGTTCCTGATCTAAAATTGATTACAACGTCTGTAAAAGAGGAAGAGGGAATTGAGGATCTTGAGCAGGCTATAGCTACATTGTTTTTCCAAGGGCATGTCATGCAAGAAGATCAAACCTATGTAAGTAATGCAAGGCATATTGCTTTATTAAAGGAGTCCATTAAAGCGATGGACGATTTTGCTGAAAGTATCGAATCTGGAATGCCAGTCGATATCTCAGCTTTTGATTTAAAACGAACCTGGGAGCTGCTTGGTGAAATTGTTGGGGATACAGCAAGCGACAGCTTACTAGATCAGATTTTTTCTCAATTTTGTCTTGGAAAATAA
- the mnmG gene encoding tRNA uridine-5-carboxymethylaminomethyl(34) synthesis enzyme MnmG has product MVSQYDAGSYDVIVVGAGHAGAEAALAAARMGCNTLLLTINLDAVAYMPCNPSIGGPAKGHVVREIDALGGEMGRNIDQTYIQMRMLNTGKGPAVHALRAQADKFLYQHRMKETIENTPNLMLRQGLVEELIVNNGVCGGVITKTGARYLSKAVVLTTGTYLRGKIIIGELQYESGPNNMAPSINLSHNLKDLGFELVRFKTGTPPRVNQNTVDFSQMEIQPGDDKPQFFSYETKEEVPNQIPCWLTYTSSETHEIINSNLHRAPMFSGVIEGTGPRYCPSIEDKVVRFNDKPRHQIFLEPEGRNTLEMYVQGFSTSLPEDVQLQMLRSIPGMENVKMMRTGYAIEYDAVVPSQLWPTLETKKVENLYTAGQLNGTSGYEEAAGQGLMAGINAALKVQGKEPLILDRSEAYIAVMIDDLVTKGTLEPYRLLTSRAEYRLLLRHDNADLRLTEKGYEIGLISEERYTKFVEKKKWIEDEKERLMNTKVKPDAHVQEFLKRSGSAVIDNAIELGVLLRRPEIKYKELVELAPPDMEIPADVTEQVEIQIKYEGYIRKQLQDVERMKKMESKKIPAHIDYQQLQGLAKEARDKLAKIRPLNIGQAARISGVTPSDISVLLIYLEQRNKVTS; this is encoded by the coding sequence TTGGTATCACAATATGATGCGGGCTCGTATGATGTTATTGTAGTTGGAGCTGGACATGCAGGAGCGGAAGCGGCACTAGCTGCAGCACGAATGGGATGTAATACCCTTTTACTTACCATTAATTTAGATGCAGTGGCCTATATGCCTTGCAATCCTTCGATTGGAGGTCCGGCTAAAGGGCACGTGGTTCGGGAGATTGATGCATTAGGCGGGGAAATGGGTCGAAATATCGACCAGACTTATATACAAATGAGGATGCTCAATACCGGTAAAGGGCCTGCCGTTCATGCTCTGCGTGCGCAAGCAGATAAGTTCTTATACCAACATAGAATGAAGGAAACTATTGAGAACACGCCTAATCTCATGTTAAGACAAGGGCTGGTAGAGGAGTTAATCGTAAACAATGGAGTATGTGGGGGCGTCATCACGAAAACAGGAGCAAGGTATCTTTCCAAGGCAGTTGTTTTGACCACAGGTACCTATTTAAGAGGAAAGATCATTATAGGAGAGCTTCAATATGAGAGTGGGCCAAATAATATGGCACCGTCTATAAACCTCTCCCATAACTTGAAGGATTTAGGATTTGAACTTGTTCGCTTCAAAACAGGGACACCTCCTCGCGTGAATCAGAACACCGTAGATTTTAGTCAGATGGAAATCCAACCTGGAGATGATAAACCCCAATTTTTCTCTTATGAAACGAAAGAGGAAGTACCAAATCAAATTCCTTGCTGGCTTACCTATACAAGTAGCGAAACACATGAGATTATTAATTCCAATTTACATCGAGCCCCTATGTTTTCAGGGGTCATTGAAGGAACGGGTCCACGCTATTGTCCTTCCATTGAAGATAAAGTGGTTAGATTTAATGATAAACCAAGACATCAGATTTTCTTAGAGCCTGAGGGGAGAAATACGTTGGAAATGTATGTTCAAGGTTTCTCAACCTCCTTACCTGAAGATGTTCAACTTCAGATGTTACGCAGCATTCCCGGAATGGAAAATGTAAAAATGATGCGTACAGGATATGCAATAGAATACGACGCTGTCGTACCCTCTCAACTTTGGCCTACATTAGAGACCAAGAAGGTCGAGAATCTGTATACGGCTGGGCAACTTAACGGAACATCTGGTTATGAAGAAGCGGCTGGCCAAGGTTTAATGGCAGGAATTAACGCAGCACTAAAAGTCCAAGGAAAAGAACCGCTTATCTTGGACCGTTCCGAAGCTTATATTGCTGTGATGATTGATGACTTAGTAACGAAAGGAACGTTAGAGCCTTATCGTCTACTTACCTCTCGTGCGGAATATCGCCTCCTGTTGCGTCATGATAATGCAGATCTAAGATTGACGGAGAAGGGATATGAAATTGGATTAATCTCTGAAGAGAGATATACAAAGTTCGTGGAAAAGAAAAAGTGGATTGAAGATGAGAAGGAACGCTTGATGAATACGAAAGTTAAGCCAGATGCCCATGTTCAGGAATTTCTGAAGCGGTCCGGTTCTGCCGTGATAGATAATGCAATAGAACTTGGGGTTCTATTACGGAGACCAGAAATTAAGTACAAAGAATTGGTTGAGTTAGCTCCCCCGGACATGGAGATACCAGCTGATGTGACGGAGCAAGTAGAGATTCAAATCAAGTATGAGGGATATATTCGCAAACAACTACAGGATGTAGAGCGAATGAAAAAGATGGAGAGTAAGAAGATCCCGGCTCACATTGACTATCAACAACTACAAGGTCTCGCTAAGGAAGCTAGAGATAAATTAGCTAAGATCCGACCTTTAAATATTGGTCAAGCAGCTCGAATCTCCGGTGTTACACCTTCTGACATATCCGTGCTCCTGATTTATTTAGAACAAAGAAACAAAGTCACGAGTTAG
- the jag gene encoding RNA-binding cell elongation regulator Jag/EloR, with amino-acid sequence MKKVTVTAKTVDEAIALALKQLNAEKNQVTVTILEEPTKGFFGFIGARPAKLEVELKIDPIQEAKTFLQDILATMSVTATIEVKNEKDATLLDIIGEDLGIIIGRRGQTLDSLQFLVNTVANKHSDSYLRIVLDAENYRLKRRQTLEQLADRLAHKAIKTGQVIKLEPMPSHERKVIHTFLQERKNINTYSEGQDPNRYIVIQAKK; translated from the coding sequence GTGAAGAAAGTAACGGTTACCGCCAAAACGGTCGATGAAGCTATTGCCCTGGCACTTAAACAGTTAAATGCTGAGAAGAACCAAGTAACCGTAACTATCCTAGAAGAACCAACAAAAGGTTTTTTTGGTTTCATTGGCGCCCGCCCTGCAAAATTGGAAGTAGAACTTAAGATTGATCCAATTCAAGAAGCGAAAACTTTCCTTCAAGATATACTTGCTACCATGAGTGTAACGGCCACTATCGAAGTGAAGAATGAAAAGGATGCTACGCTTTTGGATATTATTGGTGAGGATCTAGGTATTATCATTGGCAGACGTGGCCAGACTTTAGATTCACTACAATTTTTAGTTAATACGGTCGCGAACAAGCACTCAGATTCTTATCTTCGGATTGTTTTGGATGCAGAAAATTATCGACTCAAGCGCAGACAAACCCTAGAGCAACTTGCTGATCGATTAGCACATAAAGCGATAAAAACCGGCCAAGTGATCAAGTTAGAGCCAATGCCTTCACATGAACGAAAAGTAATTCATACTTTTCTTCAAGAACGCAAAAACATTAATACATATAGTGAGGGACAAGATCCGAATCGCTATATTGTTATTCAAGCGAAGAAATAG